The following proteins are encoded in a genomic region of Eulemur rufifrons isolate Redbay chromosome 18, OSU_ERuf_1, whole genome shotgun sequence:
- the RPS3A gene encoding small ribosomal subunit protein eS1 — translation MAVGKNKRLTKGGKKGAKKKVVDPFSKKDWYDVKAPAMFNIRNIGKTLVTRTQGTKIASDGLKGRVFEVSLADLQNDEVAFRKFKLITEDVQGKNCLTNFHGMDLTRDKMCSMVKKWQTMIEAHVDVKTTDGYLLRLFCVGFTKKRNNQIRKTSYAQHQQVRQIRKKMMEIMTREVQTNDLKEVVNKLIPDSIGKDIEKACQSIYPLHDVFVRKVKMLKKPKFELGKLMELHGEGSSSGKATGDETGAKVERADGYEPPVQESV, via the exons ATGGCGGTTGGCAAGAACAAGCGCCTTACGAAAGGCGGCAAAAAGGGAGCCAAGAAGAAAGT ggTTGATCCATTTTCTAAGAAAGATTGGTATGATGTGAAGGCACCTGCTATGTTCAATATAAGAAATATTGGGAAAACACTAGTCACCAGGACTCAAGGAACAA AAATTGCCTCCGATGGCCTCAAGGGTCGTGTGTTTGAAGTGAGCCTCGCTGATCTGCAAAATGATGAAGttgcatttagaaaattcaagCTGATTACTGAAGATGTTCAGGGCAAAAACTGCCTGACTAATTTTCATGGCATGGATCTTACCCGTGACAAAATGTGTTCCATGGTTAAAAAATGGCAG ACTATGATTGAAGCTCATGTTGATGTCAAGACTACCGATGGTTATTTGCTTCGTCTGTTCTGTGTTGGTTTTACTAAAAAACGCAACAATCAGATACGGAAGACCTCTTATGCTCAGCACCAACAGGTCCGCCAAATCCGGAAGAAGATGATGGAAATCATGACCAGAGAGGTGCAGACAAATGACTTGAAAGAAGTAGTCAATAAATT GATTCCGGACAGCATTGGAAAAGACATAGAAAAGGCTTGCCAATCTATTTATCCTCTCCATGATGTCTttgttagaaaagtaaaaatgctgAAGAAGCCCAAGTTTGAAT tGGGGAAACTTATGGAGCTTCATGGTGAAGGTAGTAGCTCTGGAAAAGCCACTGGTGACGAGACAGGCGCTAAAGTTGAACGAGCTGATGGATATGAACCACCAGTCCAAGAATCTGTTTAA